In Deltaproteobacteria bacterium, a genomic segment contains:
- a CDS encoding TVP38/TMEM64 family protein: MSRKNVQRLAIVLVVIALIVVFKVFELERYFTLTYIKSQQQQFAQLYAENTFLVLGIYTGVYIVATALSLPGAVVLTLAGGALFGFWAALVVVSFASSIGATLACFVSRFLLREWVQNRFGERLKTVNQGIEREGAFYLFTVRLIPVFPFFVINLVMGLTGMPLRTFYWVSQLGMLPGTAVFVNAGKQLGEIQSASGILSPSLLISFAILGLFPITVKKLMRWYRSRKGKKPLPAAE; the protein is encoded by the coding sequence ATGAGCCGAAAAAACGTGCAGCGGCTTGCGATTGTGCTGGTCGTGATCGCTTTGATTGTCGTGTTCAAAGTATTCGAACTGGAACGCTATTTCACACTGACCTACATAAAGTCCCAGCAGCAGCAGTTCGCCCAACTGTATGCTGAAAATACCTTTCTCGTACTCGGAATCTACACGGGCGTCTACATTGTGGCCACGGCCCTCTCGCTGCCCGGAGCGGTGGTCCTCACCTTGGCCGGAGGCGCGCTGTTCGGCTTCTGGGCGGCCCTGGTGGTGGTTTCCTTCGCCAGCAGCATAGGGGCTACGCTGGCCTGCTTCGTTTCCCGTTTTCTGTTGCGGGAGTGGGTGCAGAACAGATTCGGAGAAAGACTCAAAACCGTCAATCAAGGTATCGAAAGGGAAGGGGCCTTTTATCTTTTTACCGTGCGGCTGATCCCCGTGTTCCCTTTTTTCGTCATCAACCTGGTCATGGGTCTGACCGGAATGCCGTTGAGGACGTTCTATTGGGTGTCCCAACTGGGAATGTTGCCCGGGACCGCCGTGTTCGTGAACGCCGGGAAGCAGTTGGGGGAAATCCAATCCGCAAGCGGCATTCTGTCGCCGAGCCTGCTGATTTCGTTTGCCATCCTTGGGCTGTTCCCCATAACGGTCAAGAAACTCATGCGTTGGTACCGATCCAGAAAAGGGAAGAAACCCCTCCCTGCAGCGGAATAG